In Luteimonas viscosa, the genomic window CGAGCACCGCGCGCTGACCGTCGGCCGCGACCTCGACATCGGCGGGCTCGACTACGCGCGACTGGAACACGACGGCCCGCAGCAGTGGCCGTTCCCCGCGGGACACGCGACCGGCGAGGCGCGCCGCTACGCCGACGGTCTGTTCGCCACCACCGATGGTCGCGCGCGCTTCCACGCCACGCCCTACAAGCCGGTGGCCGAACAGACCTCGGCGCGTTTCCCGCTGCGCCTGCTCACCGGCCGCCTGCGCGACCAGTGGCACGGCATGTCGCGCACCGGACGCGTGCCGCAGCTGTTCGCGCACAGCCCCGAACCCGGCCTGCGCATGCATCCGGACGATGCCGCGCGGCGTGGCCTCGAGGCCGGCGCGCTGGTGCGCATCGCCAGCAAGCGCGGTGAACTGGTGCTACCGCTGGAGCTGTCCGACGAAGTCGGCTCGGGCACGGTGTTCGCGGCGATGCACTGGAGCGGGCAGCACCTGTCCAGCGGCGGCATCAACGAGGTCAGCCTGCCCGCGGTGGACGCGCGCTCACGCCAGCCCGAGCTCAAGCACGCGGCGGTGCGGGTGGAAAAAGCGGAGTTCGGCTGGCACCTGCTGGCTGCGCGCCGCGGCGATGCGCTGGCGATGCGCGCGGCGCTGCAGCCGTTGCTGAAGGACTGCGGCTACGCCGGCGTGTCGCTGCACGCGGATCCCGCATCACAGGACGGCAGCGCGTGGCTGGTCATGCGCGCCGCGGCGACGGAGGCGATGCCGTCGGCATGGATGGAATCGCTGGAAAACGCGCTCTCGCTCACGCCGGGTGCGGACACGCTGGAATACCGCGACGCGCGCCGCGGCCTGCTCAAGCGCGTGGCCTGGCGCAGCGCGCATGAGGCGAACCTCATCGACGGCCTGCTCTGGGCCGATGCGCAGCCCGGTGGCGAGGCGCTGCTGCGCGCCGCGCTCGCCGGCGGCCCCTGGCAGGGGCCGCGGCTGGCTGCGTTCTCCGCATCGGCCGCCTTCGCGCGCGACCCGGTGGTGTGCGTCTGCCGCCAGGTCACCGAGTCGGCGATCCGCACTGCCGTGCAGGGCGGCGCCGACGTGCCTGCGCTCAAGGAGCGGCTCGGCTGCGGCACGGTCTGCGGCTCCTGCCTGCCGCAACTCGCGCGCCTGGCACGCGAATCGACCCATGCGTGACGTCCCGTCCACCCCGGAGACCCCGATGAGCATGCCCGCCAGCAACGACCCGCACGCGCCGCGACGCATTCCCGCCGACGTGGTGCTGCTGTCGGCAGGTCCCGGCGATCTCGAACTGCTCACCCTCAAGGCGGTGCGCGCACTGCAGGCGGCCGAAGTACTGCTGCTCGACGAACTGGTCGATCCGGGCATCGTCGAACTCGCGCCGCATGCGCGCGTGGTGCGCGTGGGCAAGCGCGGCGGCTGCCGCTCCACGCCGCAGGCCTTCATCTGCCGGCTGATGCGCCGCTACGCGCTGCAGGGCCTGCGCGTGGTGCGGGTGAAGGGCGGCGACGCGCTGCTGTTCGGCCGCGCCGGCGAGGAGATCGCATTCCTGCGCGCCGCCGGCGTGCCGGTGACGATCATCAACGGCGTCAGCGCGGCGTTCGCCGCCGCCGCCGCGCTGGGCGTCTCGCTCACCCATCGCGAACACTGCCACGGCATCAGCTTCGTCACCGCCCACACCGCCGACCATGGCGAACCCGACTGGGCCGCGCTGTGCGCCACCGGCACCACACTCGCGATCTACATGGGCATGCGCCGCATCGGATCGCTGGCCCGATCGCTGCTGCGGCACCTGCCGTCAGACACGCCCGCGGCAGTGGTCCTCGCCGCGAGCCAGCCCGGCGAACGGCGGCTGCTCACCACCTTGCGCGAGCTCGCCGCCGAAGCCGCCACCCTCGCCTCCGGACCGCCCGGCGTGATCCTGGTCGGCGCTGCACTGGGCGAAGCGGTGCCCGTGGCGCTGCCGGTCGACCCGTCACGCCACGCTGCCCGCCTGGCGTGACACGGCACCGCCGCGTCCGGCCGACAGGTCAGGTGCCGAGATGCTCGCGGCGGATCCCGGCGATCCTCGTCGCCACCTCGCTGTCGACGCCGTCGGCCTCGGCGCGGTCGAGCACATTCGCCAGCACCCGCTTCTCGTCCTCGTCGAGCCGGTGGTCGGCCAGCGCCATGGCCAGCAGCGACTCGAGCTCGGCCAGGTCCAGGCGCCCGTCATTGCTGAACACGGGCGTCGTGGCCAGCGCGAGCTGCAGGTGCGGCGGAAGACGTTCGGGCATTGCAGGCATCCTTGTGCGGTTGGACAGGCGGAGGCGAACTTAGCACGTGCCATGCGGAAGGCGCCGCGATCCGGAGCGCGGGCACGCAGGGACCGCGACCCGGCGACGAGCCACCCTCCCGCGCCGCGGATACGTTGCCCGACCTGTACGCATCGACGGGGGCCCGGGTCCACGGTCGCCAGGGACTACCATGCACGCCTGTCCCCAACGGCACCCGCCATGTCCACCTCCGCCCCGCCCCCGCCCTTCCTCGACGACGACCGGATCGAGCGCCTGTCCGAACTGCTCGAGCAGCGCGCGGTGCCGTTCAAGGGCTTCAACCTCGAGGCACTGGACGGATTCCTCTCGGCGCTGGTGGTCTCGCCCTCGCCGGTACCGCAGGACGAATGGGAACCGGTGGTGTGGGGCGGCAAGCCGCCGCGCTGGGACAGCCCCGAGGAGGCCACGCAGGTGCAGCAACTGCTCGCGGCCCACTGGAACATGTGCGCCGCGCGCGTGCGCCACGACGACGACAGCCTGGCCGACCACCTGGCGCCATTGATGTGGCTGCCCGAGGATCCGGAGCTCACCGGCGAGGAGGCCCTGCATGAGGACGAACTCGACGTCGGCCACGACTGGGCGCTGGGCTTCTTCGAAGGCGTGGCGCTGCGCGAGTCCGAATGGGACCGCTGGCTGGACGACAACGACTGGATGGAGGAGATCTTCGACTTCCTCGACCGCCTCGCCAGCGGCGACGTCATGGATCCGGACGACCCGACCGCCGCGGCCACGCCGCTCGCCTACCGCGAACGCCTGTCGATCGTTTCCAGCCTGCCCGGCATGCTGGCCGACCTCAACCACCACCGGGTGGACGCGCTGACCCCGCGCGAGCCGATCCGCCGCGACCCGGCGCCCGGCCGCAACGACCCCTGCCCCTGCGGCAGCGGCAAGAAGCACAAGCGGTGCTGCGGGGCGCATTGAGGCGACCGGCGACGGCCCCTCCCGCATAAGACAAGGGCCGGACAGGCCGGCCCTTGCATCAGACCATCATGGCCAGCGGTCCTACCAGACCACTTCGGCCATCGAGCAGTTCAGGCCGGAGCCGATGCCCAGCAGGGCCACGCGGTCGCCCTTCTTCAGCCGCCCCATCTCGCGCAGCTTGCTGAGCACGATCGGCACCGAGGCCGGGCCGATGTTGCCGTGCTCGCCGAAGATGGTCATGACCTTCTTCGGGTCGATGCCGATGGCCTTGGTGAAGGCGGCGGTGTGGACCTTGCTCACCTGGTGGATCACGAACTGGTCGAGTTCCTCCACCACCCAGCCCAGCGCCAGCTTGGCGGCGCCGAAGGTCTTCTGCGACAGCTTGATGCCCTCGATCAGCAGCATCCGGGTGTCGGTGACCATGCCGTCGAGGTTGCCGCGGCACAGCTTGTTCCACTCGGTCGCGGCGCGGGTCACGCCGCCGCGGTAGCGCGGCGCGCCAGGCGCGAGTTCGGCGCGGGCCAGCACCATCGCCGCGGCGCCGGAGCCCAGGGTGAGCGTGGCCAGTTCGTTGCGGAACTGCTCTTCGGTGGCCTCGGCGCTGGTCAGGCGCTCCAGGGTCTTCTCGTAGGCCAGGTCCGCGGTCTCGCCGTCGACGATCAGGGCGTAGTCGATCTCGCCGCGCTCGATCATGCGGCTGGCGATGTCCATGCCGTTGATGAAGGCCAGGCAGGCGTTTGCGACGTCGAAGTTCTGGCAGGTGTCGGGCAGGCCGAGGTTGCCGGACACGATGCTGGCCGTGGACGGCTCCAGGTAGTCGCGGCTGACCGAGGTGTTGACCAGCAGGCCGACCTTGTCCGGGTCGATGCCGGCATCGGCCAGCGCCTTGACGCCGGCGAGCGTCGCAACCTCGGACGCCTGCACGCCTTCGTCCCACAGGTAGCGCGAATGGATGCCGGCGATGTCGCCCAGCACGTCGGTCTTGATGCCGAGGCGGTCCAGGGTCGGCTTCAGGCGGGCGTTGATCTCCGCGGAGGAGAGCCGACGCGGCGCGTCGATGTGGGCCAGGCCGGCGATCGCGACGTGTTGGAAGAGCATGGGCGTGGCGCCGGGGGACAAGACGGAGCCGTATAGATTAGCGCCTTCGGGACCTCGGCGCATGGAACTGGCTGAACCGGATGCCGGGCAGGCCGGAACGGCCGGTTCAGGAGCGCGGTCGGGGTCGCGGCGACTCCGACCCTCCCCCCATCCCTCTCCCGCAAGCGGGAGAGGGAGTTACACCCGATGCCCTGTCCTTCCCCCGCTTGCGGGACATTGCGCCTTACGGGTGCAAGGTGCCGAAGGTAGATGGGTGCGCGCCGCAGGCGCGACCGGTATCGCAGCGGCTCTGGGCCCTCACCCCAGCCCTCTCCGAGCGGGAGCAGGCGGGGTCCCGCTTTTCCTTTCCCCGCTTGCGGGGGGAAGGTGCCGAAGGCGGATGGGGGACCGCGCCGCAGGCGCGGTGCGGGATCGCAGCAGCTCCCCGCCTCTATACCCCAAGCCCTCTCCCGGCAGCGGTCAGCGGGCGCAGCGCCAGGCGGCGAAGCGCTGGCTGCCGCCGGCCGGCTCGGCCAGCGGATGGATGGTGTCGGCCTGCAGGCCCGGGGCTTCGTTGCGGGCCAGGGTCTCGAGCTCGTCGCGAACCTTGATCGGGTTGCGCTCGATGAAGGCGATGCTGTGCTTGACCGACACCTCCACTTCGCCCTGCTTCTCGCAGCCGGTCGGCGGGCCGGAGACCACCTTCACGGCGCTGGCGCCGGGGGCCATGTGCACCCAGG contains:
- the cobA gene encoding uroporphyrinogen-III C-methyltransferase, whose amino-acid sequence is MVLLSAGPGDLELLTLKAVRALQAAEVLLLDELVDPGIVELAPHARVVRVGKRGGCRSTPQAFICRLMRRYALQGLRVVRVKGGDALLFGRAGEEIAFLRAAGVPVTIINGVSAAFAAAAALGVSLTHREHCHGISFVTAHTADHGEPDWAALCATGTTLAIYMGMRRIGSLARSLLRHLPSDTPAAVVLAASQPGERRLLTTLRELAAEAATLASGPPGVILVGAALGEAVPVALPVDPSRHAARLA
- a CDS encoding 3-oxoacyl-ACP synthase III, yielding MLFQHVAIAGLAHIDAPRRLSSAEINARLKPTLDRLGIKTDVLGDIAGIHSRYLWDEGVQASEVATLAGVKALADAGIDPDKVGLLVNTSVSRDYLEPSTASIVSGNLGLPDTCQNFDVANACLAFINGMDIASRMIERGEIDYALIVDGETADLAYEKTLERLTSAEATEEQFRNELATLTLGSGAAAMVLARAELAPGAPRYRGGVTRAATEWNKLCRGNLDGMVTDTRMLLIEGIKLSQKTFGAAKLALGWVVEELDQFVIHQVSKVHTAAFTKAIGIDPKKVMTIFGEHGNIGPASVPIVLSKLREMGRLKKGDRVALLGIGSGLNCSMAEVVW
- a CDS encoding DUF4156 domain-containing protein, translated to MRVLLSAVLLSALSACTWVHMAPGASAVKVVSGPPTGCEKQGEVEVSVKHSIAFIERNPIKVRDELETLARNEAPGLQADTIHPLAEPAGGSQRFAAWRCAR
- a CDS encoding UPF0149 family protein; this encodes MSTSAPPPPFLDDDRIERLSELLEQRAVPFKGFNLEALDGFLSALVVSPSPVPQDEWEPVVWGGKPPRWDSPEEATQVQQLLAAHWNMCAARVRHDDDSLADHLAPLMWLPEDPELTGEEALHEDELDVGHDWALGFFEGVALRESEWDRWLDDNDWMEEIFDFLDRLASGDVMDPDDPTAAATPLAYRERLSIVSSLPGMLADLNHHRVDALTPREPIRRDPAPGRNDPCPCGSGKKHKRCCGAH